The Diadema setosum chromosome 1, eeDiaSeto1, whole genome shotgun sequence genome has a window encoding:
- the LOC140232132 gene encoding cytochrome P450 3A6-like: MFNKPIYVVSDPEMVREIGVKSFSNFTNHEMFVLKNRPLDKGLSMLQDQHWKDVRNIITPTFSAAKMKKMSGLINECCDYLVKNIGARQQKDNEVNVNSVFEAFTMDGIARCAFGLEIDSQNNPNDPFVANAKTILNGSIINPRLIIAGVLPPVAHLMNYFHIGMFQMGVINFFSNVVDKAMAIREADPRSEERKDFLQLILNAHRSGESEKVTEGKKVEEDVHNHLDEHHNIEFFESRRNKDLKLTKEEIVAQTLLFFIAGYETTNITLGFIAYSLATNPEVQDKLIQEVDEVTPDRDSVNYSSIAKMTYLDGVVCETLRMYPPAALTDRVCNETYTLNGVTFPKGVQIFFPIHAIHHDPEYWPNPEVFNPLRYTKENREGRHPFAWMPFGAGPRNCVGMRFALMEIKMAVARVLQKYRFQTSPNSKVPLKFGTRNIKPEEGIVLSVVERT, from the exons ATGTTCAACAAACCAATCTATGTGGTCAGTGACCCAGAGATGGTACGAGAAATAGGCGTGAAGAGTTTCAGTAACTTCACCAACCATGAG ATGTTTGTTCTCAAGAATCGTCCACTTGATAAAGGTTTGTCGATGCTGCAAGACCAGCACTGGAAAGATGTGAGGAACATCATCACTCCAACTTTTAGTGCTGCCAAAATGAAGAAG ATGTCTGGTCTGATAAATGAGTGTTGTGACTATCTGGTGAAGAACATAGGAGCCAGGCAGCAGAAAGACAATGAAGTTAATGTCAACAG TGTTTTTGAGGCCTTCACTATGGACGGTATTGCTCGATGTGCATTTGGCTTGGAGATAGATTCCCAGAATAATCCCAACGACCCATTTGTTGCCAACGCCAAGACAATCTTGAATGGAAGTATCATCAATCCAAGACTCATAATTGCAG gCGTTCTACCACCTGTTGCTCATCTCatgaattattttcatattgGAATGTTCCAAATGGGTGTCATCAACTTCTTCTCTAACGTGGTTGACAAAGCAATGGCGATTAGAGAAGCTGATCCTAGAAGTGAG GAAAGAAAAGACTTCCTTCAGCTTATACTGAATGCTCACCGGTCTGGGGAAAGTGAAAAAGTGACGGAAGGAAAGAAGGTGGAGGAGGATGTTCATAATCACTTGGATGAACATCACAACATAGAGTTCTTTGAGTCCAGGAGAAACAAGGATTTGAAGTTGACAAAAGAGGAAATAGTTGCACAG ACCTTGCTGTTCTTTATTGCTGGCTATGAGACTACAAACATCACTCTGGGCTTCATAGCCTACTCTCTGGCCACCAACCCTGAGGTTCAGGACAAACTCATCCAGGAAGTGGATGAAGTGACCCCAGACAGGGACTCTGTGAACTACAGCTCCATTGCCAAGATGACCTACCTTGATGGAGTGGTTTGTGAGACACTGCGCATGTACCCACCTGCTGCTCT AACAGACAGAGTATGCAACGAGACATATACTCTGAATGGTGTCACTTTCCCTAAGGGTGTCCAGATCTTCTTCCCTATCCATGCCATTCACCATGACCCAGAGTACTGGCCAAACCCTGAGGTCTTTAATCCACTAAG GTACACAAAAGAGAACCGTGAGGGGCGTCACCCGTTTGCTTGGATGCCATTTGGTGCTGGTCCTCGTAACTGCGTCGGGATGCGGTTTGCTCTCATGGAAATCAAGATGGCTGTGGCTAGAGTCCTCCAAAAGTATCGCTTTCAAACAAGCCCCAACAGCAAG GTGCCTCTCAAGTTTGGTACAAGGAACATTAAACCAGAAGAAGGAATTGTTCTGTCTGTGGTAGAGAGGACATAG